A window of Verrucomicrobiia bacterium contains these coding sequences:
- the bioB gene encoding biotin synthase BioB, which yields MLSIMIAATVDATLDVPVRQTIARLGARVLAGGEISREEALRLFHLEERADIFDLLSWANRIREHFKGNKIHLCSIVNIKAGSCSENCSFCAQSAAYQTDAPRYGLVDLPPIQMAAAEAQGNGVTALGLVAAWRGLQEGPVLDQICSQLEELKQSGQARPDASLGIIKSQKVADRLKQAGLKCYNHNLESSRRFFPQVCITHTYEERLETIRHLKQAGIKICSGGILGMGETREDRCELAFALKELGAHVVPINILNPIPGTPFEHNEPLAPLEILKSIACFRFILPKKEIKVAGGRTVNLRDLQSLIFMAGASALMVGNYLTTLNQPVEKDLQMLKDLGLDPAWDKHDFADQEQ from the coding sequence ATGCTGTCAATCATGATCGCCGCAACCGTTGACGCAACCCTCGATGTACCCGTTCGCCAAACAATCGCCCGTTTGGGCGCGCGTGTGCTGGCGGGAGGTGAAATCTCCCGCGAGGAAGCCCTCCGGCTTTTTCATCTGGAAGAGCGGGCGGACATCTTCGACCTGCTGTCCTGGGCCAACCGGATCCGCGAACACTTTAAGGGAAATAAAATCCATCTCTGTTCGATTGTTAATATCAAGGCCGGGAGTTGCTCGGAGAATTGCAGCTTTTGCGCGCAATCCGCTGCCTACCAAACCGACGCTCCACGTTACGGCCTTGTGGATTTGCCACCGATACAAATGGCCGCTGCGGAGGCCCAGGGCAATGGAGTCACCGCCCTGGGGCTCGTGGCGGCCTGGCGCGGCCTTCAAGAGGGACCAGTGCTGGACCAAATCTGCAGCCAGTTAGAAGAACTCAAACAGAGCGGGCAGGCGCGCCCGGACGCTTCGCTTGGAATTATTAAAAGCCAAAAAGTGGCGGACCGCCTCAAGCAGGCCGGCCTGAAATGCTATAATCATAATCTCGAGAGTTCGCGCCGGTTTTTTCCGCAGGTTTGCATCACCCATACTTACGAAGAGCGCCTCGAAACCATCCGGCATTTGAAGCAAGCCGGCATTAAAATCTGCTCGGGCGGAATTCTTGGCATGGGCGAGACGCGGGAAGACCGGTGCGAATTGGCCTTCGCCCTCAAGGAACTGGGCGCACACGTCGTGCCCATAAATATTCTCAACCCTATTCCTGGAACCCCGTTTGAGCACAATGAGCCGTTGGCCCCGCTTGAAATTTTGAAATCAATCGCTTGTTTCCGCTTTATCCTGCCCAAAAAGGAGATCAAAGTGGCCGGCGGGCGCACAGTGAACCTGCGAGACCTGCAGAGCTTGATATTCATGGCCGGCGCCAGCGCCCTGATGGTGGGCAACTATCTCACCACGCTCAATCAACCCGTCGAGAAAGACCTCCAGATGCTCAAGGACCTTGGCCTCGATCCCGCTTGGGATAAACACGACTTTGCCGACCAGGAGCAATAG
- the lepB gene encoding signal peptidase I, with product MADSEMFSTADPVIANSAATGGRARAVFQTIGQTFLILLLATGSYFLVSHFLVESVTVVGVSMVPTLHNSEHYLLNRWVYYVRAPKPEDVIVLRDPADHGLSVKRIIAVGGDSIALKDGRVYINGRLLSEPYLPPGIRTFASASIDGVYKCPKDAFFVLGDNRNNSVDSRAYGPVPRGNVLGLIIR from the coding sequence ATGGCTGATTCTGAGATGTTTTCCACCGCCGACCCTGTGATTGCCAACTCCGCAGCAACCGGCGGGCGCGCGCGCGCGGTTTTTCAGACGATTGGCCAGACCTTTCTCATACTCTTGTTGGCGACGGGCAGTTATTTCCTGGTCAGCCATTTTCTGGTCGAATCGGTCACCGTCGTCGGTGTTAGCATGGTGCCCACCCTGCACAATTCGGAGCACTACCTTCTGAATCGCTGGGTTTATTATGTCCGCGCGCCCAAACCGGAGGATGTGATCGTCCTGCGCGACCCAGCCGACCACGGTCTGTCAGTCAAACGCATCATTGCTGTGGGAGGAGATTCCATCGCGCTTAAGGATGGGCGGGTTTATATCAATGGACGCCTTCTGAGCGAGCCCTATCTTCCTCCTGGAATACGCACGTTCGCTTCTGCCTCGATTGATGGCGTGTACAAATGCCCCAAAGATGCATTTTTTGTATTGGGGGACAACCGGAACAACTCCGTCGATAGCCGTGCCTATGGGCCTGTCCCCAGGGGGAACGTGCTGGGCCTGATCATCCGCTAA
- a CDS encoding response regulator, with translation MSKSRSPFRHILVVDDEPLVCDALRMMLAFDGHTVETAGNGEEALRQFERGTFDVVFTDFEMPLMKGDKLAAAIKARRPEQPVVMVTAYAEMLRASGNPLSGVDLVIGKPFLLENLRAAIAKVSPAPAGKPKTNPPDSRRPCD, from the coding sequence ATGAGCAAATCCCGTTCGCCTTTTCGGCACATCCTGGTCGTCGATGATGAGCCCCTGGTTTGCGACGCCCTCAGGATGATGCTCGCCTTCGACGGCCACACCGTCGAAACGGCTGGCAACGGAGAAGAGGCCCTTAGACAATTTGAGCGGGGAACATTCGATGTTGTGTTCACGGATTTCGAGATGCCGCTGATGAAAGGAGACAAACTGGCGGCTGCGATCAAGGCGCGCCGGCCAGAGCAACCCGTTGTCATGGTCACCGCCTATGCAGAAATGCTGAGGGCCTCAGGCAATCCCCTCTCAGGAGTCGATTTGGTCATCGGTAAACCTTTTCTACTGGAGAACCTTCGCGCCGCCATCGCCAAGGTGAGCCCTGCTCCGGCGGGCAAACCCAAAACCAACCCGCCCGATTCCCGCCGGCCTTGCGATTAA